Genomic window (Desulforapulum autotrophicum HRM2):
TGGATTTTGTTGCGGAAAACATCCCCCGAACCATTTGCCTCCAAAACGGAAAAAAAGTTTTTGACGGCAGTTCCAGAGAACTCTTTTCAAACCATGAACTTCTTTCAAGTTGCCGATTGTTACCTCCACAAGTCGTTCGCCTCAGCATCCACTTTCAACAAACGACAACGGCCATGACACCAGAAGAATTTATTGACGGATTTTAAAAGCTCCGTTTGTACAATTTAGCCCATTCAGCAGGCGCCACAGGATAAAAAACCACGGGGAGGGTCAAGATGGATGGGCAGTATCCCCTTGATATTCGCCCATGAGCAGCCTGTTCTTGGGGGTAATCTCACAGGGGATGGCCTGGGTGACGATCTTGTATCCCTCTGATTGAAGCCTGACGGCCCTTACCGTATCAACGGCAAGGGTGCTTTCCATCCAGCCATCAAGGCCGGCGGTGGATGCTGTTTTCAGATCATGGCAGCAGGGCAGAACAGCCATCCTGGCATGACTTCCAATGGCCTTGTCCATGACAAGATCGGTCAACGATCCACAGGCATGGGCAGACACCACAATGTCATCCGGACGAACGATGATGTCACGGATATCCATCTCCTTGAACACCACCCTGTTCGTCAGCCTGGGCCAGGATTCCACCAATGTGTCGGATAATCGTGTCGCACTCGGAGGAATGCGCCGGTCCACGGCAATGGCCGATTCTGAACTGTCATCAAGGATCAGCATGATGTGGGCCAGCAGACCATGGCCACAGGCAAGATCCAGAATCCGGCCGCCCCGGTATCGTCGCCGCACCCGTCGAGCCATCTCCCATGCTTCATGGAGCTCTTTTCTTGGCAGGGTGCCGGCCCGGCAGACCGCCCTTGCAATTTTATCAAAAAGGGTGTTGCCGGGAAACAACGACTGCTGCCGGGGGGTGAGCCTGTTTTTTGATGATTTTTTCATGGTCCGTGAACGTACACGATTCTGGAGCTTTTCACAAGCCGTTGAAGGCTGCCTGCGTCAAATCTAATTTGTATCCACCCAAAGCCTGTGTAACGAATTTTCCAGGGCAGGGTATTGGAAAAAAAACAAAAATATACTATTAAGCAGGATACAATGCCAATTGTTTTTGGCACAATAGAGATCTTAAACGCATAGGAAAAATGAATTAATGACTACAAAACAAGAATTACATATGCGCAGCGAATCCAAATGTGAGCTTTGCGGGGCAACCCAGGCCCTGGAAGTGTATGAAGTTCCCCCGGATTCAAACGGCAGCCCGGATCAGTGCATACTGGTATGTGACACCTGTCTGGCCCAGATTGAAAACCCCGAAAAAATGGATATCCATCATTGGCGGTGCCTTAACGACAGCATGTGGAGCCAGGTCCCTGCCGTCCAGGTCATGGCCTGGCGCATGTTGACACGGCTGAGGCATGAAGGCTGGCCCCAGGATCTTCTGGAAATGCTCTACCTTGACGAAGAGACCCAGGCCTGGGCCAAGGCAATGGACAGAGAGAAAGGCAAAGAAGATGTACTTCAATACATTGACAGCAACGGCGTAGCTCTTTCGGCCGGAGATTCGGTCACCATTATCAAAGATTTAAATGTCAAGGGCGGCGGTTTTACGGCCAAGCGCGGCACCATGGTGCGGGGAATCAGCCTGGATCCGGCAAACAACGAACAGATTGAAGGCCGTGTCAATGGCCAACTCATTGTTATTTTGACAAAATTTGTCAAAAAATCCAACTGACCAACAAACTCCAGGAGAATTCAACGCCATGCATGGGGCTTTAAAAGAGGCTTACAAAAAATTTTTCCATGTCAAGTCGATTATCTTTTTGGCTCTGGTTGCAATTCTCCTGCTGAGTTTTCTTTCATCCCTACCGGCCATATACAGCGCAATAGAATCATACCAACAGGCAAGGCAGGTTCAGTACTTGAACGATGTGGGTGATGACCTGTTTACTGCTGTGGGCAATTTTGGATTTGAACGGGGCCGGGTTAACGTGGTGTTAAATGATAACGGCCCTGTTGAAAAAATGGAAGCCAACCGGCGATTCATCCAGGCCCACCGTTCCGACGGGGACAGAGCCCTGGTCAAGGCCCTGAAAAAACTGGATTCAATGGATATTCCAGGCACAACCGATGAGCTTTTCAGGATAAAGACCTTGGAACAGGGCATCCATGAATTACGGGAACAGACCGGGAAAGATCTTGTCGTTCCCAAAGATCAACGGCAGGCAGGACTGGCAAAAGAATGGTTTTCTGCCATGACCGCATATATTGAAACCATTGAGGCGCTTCTGGTAACCATCTCAAGCGACATCAGCGATGCAGACGGTATTATCAGCCGTTATTCCTCCCTGAAACATGCAACCTTGGCCCTGCGTAATACCGCAGGCCCGGAAATATCAATTCTTTCAGCAACCATGGCCGCCAATAGCCCCATGGAATCAGAACTTTCTGAAAAGATAGCCGCCCTCCACACGATTACACTCTTGCATTTTCAAACCCTTACCCGTTTATGCCAGCCCCTGTCATCCCCTGGGATTTCCCAGGCCCTGGCAAAGTTAAAAGATTCCTATTTTTTAAATTACCTGCCTTACAGAAATGCGGTCCTCCCCCTTGCCCATGGTGGAAGGCCCTACCCCTTTTCCCAGGCAGAATTTCTTGACCACGGTGTGGGAGCATTGAAACAGATCGCCGTTTTCATGGAACAGATTGTGTCAGAAACAAAGGCGTATGCACAGACACGGCTCACCCAAAATAAAAGACATATACTCATCCATTGCTGCGGGGCTGCCGGATCCCTTGGAATGATTCTGCTAATTTTCTTTTATGTGCATTTCCGGGTGATAAAACCCATCCTCCAGATAACATCCACGGTTCACAAACTTGCAAATAAAGATCTCGACGTGGCGATTCCATTGATTGGAAAACAAAATGAATTCGGTGAAATGGCCAGAGCGCTTGAAATATTAAAGGAAATGGCCATTCAGCTTGAACGGGACATTATCTCCCTCAGGATTATTGATGAACAATTAAAAACCAGTGAAGAGCGTTTCCGAACGGTGGCGGATTTCTCCCATGACTGGGAATACTGGATAGGACCTGATAATCAACTCTTGTACATCTCTCCTTCGTGTGAAAGGATTACCGGGTATACCCCTGAAGATTTTCTCAAGAACAATAACCTGCTGGCTGAAATCTGCACATCCCTGGATTCAAACGAAGTTGCCTGTCACGTCCACGGAAAAGATATACAAATCACCCCCCCAACATCCATTGATTTTGAAATTCTGGGAAAGGATGGAAAAAAACACTGGATTAATCACATCTGCCAACCCATTTTTAAAAAAGATGGGACCTTTCTCGGGCGCAGGGCATGTAACCGGGACATTACAGATCAAAAAAAATTGGAAGAAAAGCTGATCAACGCAAAAAAACTTGAGGCAACGGCAACACTTATGGGCGGCATCGCCCATGATTTCAACAATCTGCTCGCTTCAATCCTGGGCAATATTGAACTTGCAAAGTCAAACCTTGACGTTGAGGGAAAAACATATTCGTTTCTGCAGAACGCTTACCAGTCAACCCTGGGCGCACGAAATCTTACATCAAAATTCATCACCCTTTCACGGGGCGGAACACCCATCAAACGACCCGTGGATATCGTCCATTTTGTTAAAAAGACAGCTTCGTCCATTATAGCCGGGACCGGCATGAACCTTGAAACCACCCTTCCCCCTTGTTCCTGTAAAGTCGAACTGGACACGGGACAGTTCTTCCAGGTCCTTGACAACATCATCACCAACGCCAGGGAAGCCATGCCCCCTGGGGGACGTTTAAAGATTACCATTGACAAGGATGCCCCCATTTCCCCGGCAAAAGATTTTTTACCTCTTTTGCCTGACAAGCAATACGTAAAGATAACCATTGAAGACCAGGGACCGGGAATTGACCTGACTGACATTGACAATGTCTTTGACCCCTATTTCTCAACTAAAACAAGGGGCTCGGGAAAAGGCATGGGACTGGGACTGACCGTTGTCCATTCCATCATGGAAAAGCATGGCGGCTGTACAACCATAAAACCAGGCAAAACCGGTGGAACCGCGGTATCTCTCTATCTTCCGGCCCTGGAAATTTCCTTGACAGACCGCGATGAATCGAATAGGGATATAACAACGTCTGCCTGAAGGCAGCGAACAAGATCAGACTGCCATATTGATAATCAAGCCACGAAGGCCCCAATTTTCCATTTTTTGGAAACGGATCTTTGGTGGCTTTTTTTATTTTTGGAGGAAAGATGGATCGATCTATAGCAATTATGGGGGCTGGCCTGGGACTTTGTGTGCTCGTCTTTATATTCACAGTGGCCGCCCAGGCTGGGGCAACCCAAAAAATTACAGATGCAGCAGGCAAGATTGTTGTTCTTCCGGACAAGGTCGACCACATCATCTGCTCGGGTTCCGGATGCCTCAGGCTTGTGACCTACCTGGGGGCCCAGAATCTTGTGGTGGGGGTTGACGACATTGAACGTCGCAATAACAGATTTGACGCACGGCCTTACGCCCTTGCCAACCCTCAGTTTAAGACGCTTCCTGTTTTTGGTGGGTTCAGGGGCCGGGACATCCCTGAAAAAATCCTCGGCCTTCCAGTTCTGCCCCAGGTGATTTTCAAAATCCATGGGGTGGCCGGTGATGACCCCGGAAAGCTTTCCAGGAAAACAGGCATTCCCGTGGTCACCCTTAAATATGGAGACCTGGTCCACAGCCGCCAGGATTTTTACAATGCCTTGACCATCCTTGGCCAGGCCCTGGACAGGCAGGCCCGGGCCCAAGAGGTGATCCATTTTTTTGACGCCGAAATCCAGGCCCTTGAAGATCGCACCCGTAACGTTCCCGGGGCTGAAAAAAAGACCTGCTTTGTCGGTGGAATCGCCTTTAAGGGTCCCCATGGATTCCAGTCCACAGAGCCCCGGTATCCCCCGTTTGAATTTGTCAATGCCCGCAATATTGCCCGGCCTGCCGACCATGGCACAGCACCCGGCCAGAGCAACTTTTCCAGGGAAAAAATTCTGACCCTGGACCCCCGGGTTCTTTTTCTGGATCTTTCCACCCTCCAGATGGGGTCTGACCAGGGCGGGCTTTATGAACTCCAAAAAGACCCTGTCTATCAGGGGCTGTCAGCGGTCAAAGCCGGGGCAGTGTTCGGGGTGCTGCCCTATAACTGGTATGCCCAGAATTTTGGCTCCATACTTGCCGACAGCTGGTTTATCGGTAAAATCCTTTACCCTGAACAATTTACCGATATTGAACCTGAACAAAAAGCCGACGAGATCTACACCTTTCTACTGTCAAAACCTGTGTTCCAGCGGATGAACCAATCCTTTGACCAGAAGGTATTCAAACGAATCAACCTCAATTGAGCCCGAATTAAGGAGAATCCATGCATTTTGACCATGGGGTGGTGCCAGGTGACTACAAACGCTATACCCTGGGCAAGTCTTTGTTTATCACCCTTACCCTTGCAGCCCTTATCCTGACCATTATGGCAAGCATTTCATCCGGGGCAGTTCACATCCGGTTTGCGGATGTGTTCAAAACCCTTTTTACCCATCAGGCCATACGACAATTCGATCTGATCATCTGGAACATCCGCCTGCCCCAGACCTTAACGGCAGTGGTGGCTGGAGCCGGCCTTGCCGGGGCCGGAACCGTGATGCAGTCGGTGTTGAGAAACCCCCTGGCCTCACCCTTTACCCTTGGCATCGCCCATGCCGCCGCATTTGGCGCAGCCTTTTCCGTCATGGTCCTGGGGTCGGGCACCATGGCAAGCACCCTGGGGGACGCCGTGACCATCTCCAGCCCCATGCTGACCCTGATCTCTGCCTTTACTTTTTCCATGGGCACCGCCTGCCTGATCTCCTACATTGCCAAGATCAGGGGATCTGCCCCGGAAGTCATGGTGCTTACCGGGGTGGCCCTGGGAGCCTTGTTCACGGCCGGCACCATGCTGCTCCAGTTTTTTGCAGATGATGTGGAGCTTGCCGCCATGGTGTTCTGGACCTTTGGGGATGTTGCCAGGACCGACTGGCATGACCTGGCCTTTTTATCGTTGGTCACAGGCGTTGTTCTGGTTTATTTTCTGGCCAACGCCTGGAATTACAACGCCATGGACGTTGGAGACGAAACTGCCAGGGGTCTGGGGGTCCGGGTGGAACGGGTAAGGCTGACAGGAATGATGGCAGCCTGCCTTGTCACCTCGGTGATCATCTCTTTTGCCGGGATCATCGGATTCATAGGGCTTGTGGCCCCCCACATCGTCCGACGGGTCATTGGCGACGATCACCGTTTCCTCATGCCCGCATCCATCCTGGCCGGCGCCCTGATCCTGCTGGCAGCCGATATCGCGGCAAGATTGGTGCTGCTGCCCCATGTGCTACCCGTATCCATATTTACCTCGTTTCTGGGGGCACCCGTGTTTATTTACCTGATCATGAAAGGAAGCAGAAAATGATACTTACCGTGAACGACCTGACCTTTACCTACAGGAGCTGCGAAACCCTGAAAGGCATCCATTTTTCCATTCAGCCCGGGGAACTCACCGTGATCCTCGGTCCCAACGGTGTGGGAAAAACCACCCTGCTCAAATGCCTGAACAACATCCTGTCTCCCCAAAAGGGTAATATTCTCATCAAGCAACAAAACACCCAGGAGATGACACCCCGGCAGATCGCAAGGGAGATCGCCTATGTGGCCCAACAAAGCGAACCCGCCAGAATAACGGTGTTTGACGCCGTTCTCATGGGTAGAAGGCCCCATATCAACTACCGGGTTTCCAAACAGGACCTGATCAAGGTGGATGCGGTCATCCGCCATCTGAACCTCTCAAAGTTCAGCCTCAAATACCTGGATCAAATGAGCGGCGGCGAACTCCAGAAGGTGTGCATTGCAAGGGCACTGGTTCAGCAGACCGACCTGCTGCTCCTTGACGAACCCACGGCCAGCCTGGATCTGAAGAACCAGACCCAGATTCTGGGCCTGATCCGCCACATCATCAAGGATCATCAGATGGCCGCAATCATGACCATGCACGACCTGAACGCGGCCATGCGGTATGCGGACAAATATATTTTTCTGAAGGAGGCCACCATTTATTCGGCCGGAAATATCCTTGACATCACCCCGGAAATGGTCGAGGCAGTATACGGTGTCAAGGTTGAAATCACCCACCACAGGGGCCTTCCCATTGTGATCCCCATGGACGACCATCACGATTCCCGGACAAAGAGGGTGATGCCGGCAATGGTTGAGCAGGCCGCCTGATTTTTGTACCCAGACAAACCCAGAAACGATGCAAAGGAGCAATAAAAATGAATGACCAGGAATCCTACGACCCCAAACAGTTTAACTGGCCGGCGATGAACCTTGTACCCGTGGGCATAGTCAACAGCCCCCTGAAAACACCGACCATGAGGGCCAACGATGAGAATCTTGAAAATGCCCATTCAATGGAAGACTTTAAAAAAAAGCACCAGGAACTTGAAAACACCCTGGTTGAAATCCAGGTATTCAAGCCATGGGAGCCGCTTCTCAAGGGGATCGAAGCCTTTTCCCACATTCTGGTTCTCTACTGGCCCCACCTGATTGATCCTGAACGAAGAAAGCTCCAGCAGGTTCATCCCATGGGCAGACAGGAGATCCCCCTCCAGGGCATATTTGCCACCTGCAGCCCGGCCCGGCCCAATCCAATTCTGGTGTCTGCCGTGCCGTTGGTGGGGCGAAAAGCAAACACATTGATCGTCAAGGGCTTTGAAGCCGTTGACCAGAGCCCGGTTATTGATATCAAACCCTACAGCGCCCACTATATGCAAAAAGAGGGTCTCAGGTTCCCGGAATGGATGCAGAAAATCAACCAGGAACTCGGTATCTGAGCCTTGGTTATTGCGTGTCGATTGTGCCCAGCATCCGTTTGCCAACGAGCCTGAAATCCAGGTGCACATCCTTGGATGCCCACTCCTCAACCGCACGTTTTGAACACGGTCTTTCTGTGCAGCACTGTTTTTGAAATTATAGGGGCAGTATTCGGCCTATATCAAACGACAGATATCAGACATCTGGACATTCCAGAATCTTCAGGCCATGGAGGACTGGGTTCAACTATAATTCCCACCTGTTTAAAAAATGTTCAAAACTCAAGATTTATGAACACAGGTTAAAAAACATGGTGATTTAAAAGGCCATCATGCTTTTTTTGTTGAAAACAATGCCGATAAAATGTTGATAAGACCATACTTATAAACATTTTTTTCAAAAGCATGGATAAACAACCGGTTTTAAAACCAATGCAACCAGAAGGTCCTGCAGAACAAACAAGTACATAACACTATGATTTTAGCTGTTTAATTTCAGCTGCCCATTTATTATTTTCGACAAAAATGTAATTATACGATCCCTATATTTCAAAAACGTTATATTTTATAAAAACAATTATAAAATAATTTAGAAAATATCTCCTGATACAAAAAGATAATCCGTTTTTTCTTTTTCCAC
Coding sequences:
- a CDS encoding iron ABC transporter substrate-binding protein; the encoded protein is MDRSIAIMGAGLGLCVLVFIFTVAAQAGATQKITDAAGKIVVLPDKVDHIICSGSGCLRLVTYLGAQNLVVGVDDIERRNNRFDARPYALANPQFKTLPVFGGFRGRDIPEKILGLPVLPQVIFKIHGVAGDDPGKLSRKTGIPVVTLKYGDLVHSRQDFYNALTILGQALDRQARAQEVIHFFDAEIQALEDRTRNVPGAEKKTCFVGGIAFKGPHGFQSTEPRYPPFEFVNARNIARPADHGTAPGQSNFSREKILTLDPRVLFLDLSTLQMGSDQGGLYELQKDPVYQGLSAVKAGAVFGVLPYNWYAQNFGSILADSWFIGKILYPEQFTDIEPEQKADEIYTFLLSKPVFQRMNQSFDQKVFKRINLN
- a CDS encoding PhnA domain-containing protein; this translates as MTTKQELHMRSESKCELCGATQALEVYEVPPDSNGSPDQCILVCDTCLAQIENPEKMDIHHWRCLNDSMWSQVPAVQVMAWRMLTRLRHEGWPQDLLEMLYLDEETQAWAKAMDREKGKEDVLQYIDSNGVALSAGDSVTIIKDLNVKGGGFTAKRGTMVRGISLDPANNEQIEGRVNGQLIVILTKFVKKSN
- a CDS encoding FecCD family ABC transporter permease → MHFDHGVVPGDYKRYTLGKSLFITLTLAALILTIMASISSGAVHIRFADVFKTLFTHQAIRQFDLIIWNIRLPQTLTAVVAGAGLAGAGTVMQSVLRNPLASPFTLGIAHAAAFGAAFSVMVLGSGTMASTLGDAVTISSPMLTLISAFTFSMGTACLISYIAKIRGSAPEVMVLTGVALGALFTAGTMLLQFFADDVELAAMVFWTFGDVARTDWHDLAFLSLVTGVVLVYFLANAWNYNAMDVGDETARGLGVRVERVRLTGMMAACLVTSVIISFAGIIGFIGLVAPHIVRRVIGDDHRFLMPASILAGALILLAADIAARLVLLPHVLPVSIFTSFLGAPVFIYLIMKGSRK
- the tsaA gene encoding tRNA (N6-threonylcarbamoyladenosine(37)-N6)-methyltransferase TrmO: MNDQESYDPKQFNWPAMNLVPVGIVNSPLKTPTMRANDENLENAHSMEDFKKKHQELENTLVEIQVFKPWEPLLKGIEAFSHILVLYWPHLIDPERRKLQQVHPMGRQEIPLQGIFATCSPARPNPILVSAVPLVGRKANTLIVKGFEAVDQSPVIDIKPYSAHYMQKEGLRFPEWMQKINQELGI
- a CDS encoding ATP-binding protein — protein: MHGALKEAYKKFFHVKSIIFLALVAILLLSFLSSLPAIYSAIESYQQARQVQYLNDVGDDLFTAVGNFGFERGRVNVVLNDNGPVEKMEANRRFIQAHRSDGDRALVKALKKLDSMDIPGTTDELFRIKTLEQGIHELREQTGKDLVVPKDQRQAGLAKEWFSAMTAYIETIEALLVTISSDISDADGIISRYSSLKHATLALRNTAGPEISILSATMAANSPMESELSEKIAALHTITLLHFQTLTRLCQPLSSPGISQALAKLKDSYFLNYLPYRNAVLPLAHGGRPYPFSQAEFLDHGVGALKQIAVFMEQIVSETKAYAQTRLTQNKRHILIHCCGAAGSLGMILLIFFYVHFRVIKPILQITSTVHKLANKDLDVAIPLIGKQNEFGEMARALEILKEMAIQLERDIISLRIIDEQLKTSEERFRTVADFSHDWEYWIGPDNQLLYISPSCERITGYTPEDFLKNNNLLAEICTSLDSNEVACHVHGKDIQITPPTSIDFEILGKDGKKHWINHICQPIFKKDGTFLGRRACNRDITDQKKLEEKLINAKKLEATATLMGGIAHDFNNLLASILGNIELAKSNLDVEGKTYSFLQNAYQSTLGARNLTSKFITLSRGGTPIKRPVDIVHFVKKTASSIIAGTGMNLETTLPPCSCKVELDTGQFFQVLDNIITNAREAMPPGGRLKITIDKDAPISPAKDFLPLLPDKQYVKITIEDQGPGIDLTDIDNVFDPYFSTKTRGSGKGMGLGLTVVHSIMEKHGGCTTIKPGKTGGTAVSLYLPALEISLTDRDESNRDITTSA
- a CDS encoding ABC transporter ATP-binding protein, encoding MILTVNDLTFTYRSCETLKGIHFSIQPGELTVILGPNGVGKTTLLKCLNNILSPQKGNILIKQQNTQEMTPRQIAREIAYVAQQSEPARITVFDAVLMGRRPHINYRVSKQDLIKVDAVIRHLNLSKFSLKYLDQMSGGELQKVCIARALVQQTDLLLLDEPTASLDLKNQTQILGLIRHIIKDHQMAAIMTMHDLNAAMRYADKYIFLKEATIYSAGNILDITPEMVEAVYGVKVEITHHRGLPIVIPMDDHHDSRTKRVMPAMVEQAA
- a CDS encoding methyltransferase; this translates as MKKSSKNRLTPRQQSLFPGNTLFDKIARAVCRAGTLPRKELHEAWEMARRVRRRYRGGRILDLACGHGLLAHIMLILDDSSESAIAVDRRIPPSATRLSDTLVESWPRLTNRVVFKEMDIRDIIVRPDDIVVSAHACGSLTDLVMDKAIGSHARMAVLPCCHDLKTASTAGLDGWMESTLAVDTVRAVRLQSEGYKIVTQAIPCEITPKNRLLMGEYQGDTAHPS